Below is a genomic region from Cupriavidus sp. P-10.
ACCGAGTCCGAGAATCCGAAACGAACTCATGCACTTCGATCCCGACGGCATAACCTCCCAACGATCATGAAAATCTGTTCGCCTTCGTCCAGTTTCCCCACGACATCCGACGGTTGAGAAGGCAAGCCTGATCGCCAAGCAAATCTCAGGCAATCTACCCAAGGCGAACAAGGGAAGCCGGCCGCCTATCGCAGCACCATGGGCCGCGTGGCCCTTCCCATAGCGCGTATAAGCGCCGTAGTGTCATGGTTCCCTCGAGCGCCATGTCGGCACGTGGCCAACGGTCGTTCCGGAGCGTTGATCTGTTGTTCAAGGGTGATCGACGAACGTCGGCGAAGGGATAGAACTGGGCTTCGACGAATGTCCATTTGGATTCGGAATTAGCCATTCATTTCGCGACGGCCCGATTGACCGCTGGGGTGGCTAGAGACAACAGGCGTAAGTTCGAGATCGTGAAACTATTAGGGGACTTCCATTCGTCGCTGTCACCTGCGAAGTCCAGCCTCCATCCCCTCCCCTTGGATCGCCTACCTTTGCACCATCCTCCGCAGATAACGGCGCGTTATCGGGCCTTATTGCCGCGCCCTGGAACGCTGGCGTCACGTGAATCCTGTCCACGCGCCTGCGAATCTGGAGGGAGCGCAGCGGCAGTAGTCGACCGGATGTGTCGTTGGTCGGCATGATCACTCTGTCAATCGAATGTCGGCTCCAGCCACGCCAACGGACTGCCATTCCGGAAACCTTGCCACTTGTCGCCATTGAGCGTGTATCGGGATCGGTCATCGAGACCTGGCCATCTGGCAGCGTCTTGAGCCTTCCTTTATCCGCTCAACGCTATACATCTGCTGACGCATGCGCGATCTTCTCGCGCAGTCGAGTCGTCTTGGCCGATGTGATTCCCGCACAAAAAGTTTTGCTTACTTTTTGGCGGAGTGCGGCGTGTCCTTGCCTTCTGCGAGAAGGGTGTCAACAATGTGAATTCCGTCATTCATAGCCGCCCGCTCAGCGTCGCCGAGCGACCCCCAGTGCTCGCCGGTGACAGGATAGACGCGTCCCAATTCGGAACACGGCGTGCAGTTTTCGACACAAATAACAACAGCGGCACTGTACGTCCGGGCCGGACGGCCCTCACAAAGTTTCCGAGACGCTTCGTACCGATAAACGACGGGATAAATGTCGTACCCCTTGTAGTTGACACAGTCCACGACTAACTCCATAGGGGCGGGCGTCCACTCTACACCCAATGCGCTCGCCGCCCTCATTTTCGGCAGTCAAAGCGCGCCTTCCAATGCCATGTGGAGGATCAAGTATCACGTCAAGCGCTGCTGGACGAGAAAGCGGCAATGCGATGGCCTTCTCCGGAGAGGAGCGCGGTCACCGAAACCGAGCTGGGCAAACCGTACGGTATCCCCGCCGTCCGACAGGAAGGTGACCGGCTGACTGGGTTGCACACCCTCACGAAGAAGGAAATTCCACATACGATCGGCCAGCCGGTCGGCGCTCCAGCTTGTGCACGTAGGTAAAACTATGCCCGCCATCCTGATCCCGCAGGGACTTCCCGACAATCACTTCAAACCAGCCGTCCTGGCGGCGCCGGTGTCCAGCCCGCCGAAGGAAGCCGCCGTCAATGCCAACCGCGCGGACCGGACTGGGCTCGGGGATCTCGGGCGAGCGGACGCTCGCCTCCACCTCCGCCTGCTGCCGCACGTCGGTTGCCTGCTCCGCTTCCAGCCGGCGACCGACCTTGGTGACCTGGCGCCGGATCGAGCTGGCTGCCAGGATCGAGCGGCAATACTTCCTGCAGGACGTTGACGGTCAGACCATACGACATCAACGCTGCAAACTTCACCTCGAGATACTGCAGTTCTGGACTGACCCGCTTAGGCAAGCAGTTAGCGACCGGACTGAAGCTAGGGGCGTCGCCTTGGCACTGCCGGCAGGGGTACAGCCTCGGACTGTCAATCGACAGCCGTCCGAACGCGCTACGGAAAACCAAGTGACGGTGGCCCTTGCAAGCCAGCTGCGCCCCGCACGTGGGACAAACGCTGGTCCGGGCAACTGCCTCGGCAACCTGTGCCGTGACCATCGTGCGCTGCAGCCGGCCCAGCAATGATTTCGCCTCCTCCAGATGCAGCCCCAGCGAGCCCACATCAAGGCCATCTCTCTCGAACTGGGCTATCTCGGTGACGGTGGCTGGCGCGCCTCCATCGTCCTGCACGACGAGTTGCAAGCTGATACGCATGGCCGCCCTCCTTCCTTGGACGCTGCGGCGACCAGTCTACCCCTCGAGCTCTCGCAGCCGATCATTGACGATCCGACGATCAAAGCGACGATCCAGCCAAATCAGCCACCCATCGACCTCGTCGCGCAGGTCTTCCAGCACGATTGGCCCTTCGCGCAGTGACTCGATCCAATCGACGAACTCATATTCACTGTGTTCGTCCCTGGCCTCCAGATCCCTCTCGATTCCGCCAATGTCCTCGGGCGGGCATGGCCCGCAACCCGCCACGCAACGCGGCAACTGGCCAGGTCGCTGCCGCAGCATACGCCGCTCCAGGCGTATCTCGTGGCGCCACCACGCGTTGAAGTCATACACATAGACGAAGCCTTCGTGTTCTCGGAGATGAAACGCGGTCAGCGGCAGTTCGCTGGCGACTGCGCAGAACTGCAAGACGCCCTCCTGAGCCTCGCCGTAACGCCTGCCACGAATACTGAACGTGTGCAGATGTTCGTCGGCCCAGCCAATGACGACCTGGATGACATGGTGCAATCGCCCGAGCGTAAAGTGCTCGGGAACGAGGACGCGTCGCCAAACCGGCGGGCTCAGGCCGCGCAGAGCAATTCGAAGTTGAAGGACGGAGATCGCCGGTCCAGGATCGGGAGCCATGCGCGCATTGTAGGTGCCTCATTGGCCTCTTAGTAGCGGTCCGGCCGTCAGCCCCCGTCTTGGCGCGCTCTCCAACTTCAGCAGCCGCGACACCGAGTGCGTCGCGGTCTCGTCGCGCAACATGCGATGTGTGGCGAGCTTGGAAGCGGGTGACACCACCCGCGCCACCAGCAGTGCCATCACCACCGAGCGCAGCGCGGCCGGTGCCGAGGCAAACCACTGCTCGGCGCCGCAGGCGCGCGCCGCGCCAAGCACGGCGGCCACGTGTCCGTGTTGCAGGCTGCGCTCGATCACGAAGGCCTCATCGGCGGCCGACACCGCGACGCCACCGCGTAGCAGCACCTTCAAGCCTTCAATGACCTCGGCGGGCAGCGACGAGAGAATTGGCGAGGGTGCGCTTCTTGACCGTGTTGCCGTCGCGATAGGACTCGCGCAGCAGGACGGCGGGGGGCGAGTTGCGGTTGGGGACGTGTTCGATGTACATGAACACTTATTCAAGCAAAAATCCGCCGAAACGCATTAGAAAAACACTAATTTACATGGCTACATAATAGGCGCAAAAAATGACCAAAGCCCAGCGCCGACGCGGGTTCCGGCCATTCGAGAAGCCAAAGCTCGGACTAGTTATCAACGTTAATGACATTCAGGTCGATCATCTCGGGCCTAGATAGGTAATTCATCTCTGAAGCCTTTGACTTGGTTCCAAGGTCGACGATCCTGGGAGAGCCTCCCATCTCTAGCACGTATGCGCCCCAATTGGCGGCTTCCCGCGCGGCCGACTGCTCGATTCGCTGAATGACAGCCTTAATCGCTTCTCTATCGGGCTGTCCGGGTGTTGTGCCGTAAGCGTGGAGGATTCGCGCGAGCGTCCGATCAACCGCTTCGTCGCTACTGACCGACGTAGCCATATGGATGCCGTAGCGACCGCCTTCATCCACCCGCCGGGCGATCCCTCCCATGAAGATGTCGGCACACGAGCTTGCGCAACGAGCACCTTTCGGTATCCGCGTTGACAAGCCCGCACGCCGGATGGCTCTTCCCATCGCAAGGCCTTCAATCACCAGGCCACCACGAGAGTCCAGCAGGACCTCACTCACGGGCTGCGATTGGCGTAGCACGCGCTCGAAGCGTGCGGCGTCGCCCTCGGCAATCGCCCGTCCTCTGGGAAAGTCTGCCGATGCCGGTTCATCCCGAACGAGAAGCACCCTCCGACCTTGATACTGGATCAACTCCACTGAAACTGCTTGTGCGGCGGGAATGCTAAGAAGCATTGTCACCAAACATGCAGCTACCCATCTCCCGAAGGTGTGAATGGCTTCATTTTGGTTAGGCGACACGAGTGCGAGTTCCATTGCTATCACGACAGTAGGTGGCGACTTGTTTTGTTTCCTTCCCGGCGATGTACGCTACCTCGCGGACACTCTCACAATCGGTACGACCGGCAACCTGGGTCGGACCTATCGCCTGCGAGGATCCCTGGGCCTTTCCGTTCCAGGTGACCGTCGGCGCTGGCGTTGCCGTGACGTCGCGTTGTGCTGCTGCCCGCGCCTCGGCAGCGCGTTGTTCCGACTGCGCGCGGGCCGCCGCTGTTTGGGCGGCCGCGAGATCAGCACGACGCTGCGCCTCGATTTCCGCGTTTCGCTTCGCCAGTGCCTGCTGAACCGCGGCGTCGCGCTCTGCCATGGCGCGGCGGGAGGCCTCTTCAGCGCGCTGTCGATCTGCCTCGTCTAGCTTCGCGCCGATCGCAGAGCCGGCGAACAGGCCGACTCCCGCCCCGATGGCGCCGCCAATCGCGGCTCGTGTCGCCTTATTGCTGCTCTTGCTTCCAGTCGTTGCGCCGATGGCCGCACCGGTCACTGCACCGAGGGTCGCGCCGAGCGTGGCGCCGGTCTGCTGATTGGTCGCACAGCCCGAAGCCAATAGAACCCCAAGGGCTAGCGCACCCGCGCTTGCAAAAAACGACAATGGCCGCTGGCTCGCGGTCAAGGATTGCACTTCACGCGCGCTATCCATACTTTCCTCCATCGTCACTGCCAGTCGTACGGGCGCGCTGTCGCGGAGCCCGCGTTTTTTGTTCTTGCTGGTCAGGGCGTGGCCATCGGTCGCGGGCCCGGATTCGAGTGCCGCCCCAGGGTTGGGCTCGCTGTTGTTCCATACCACGCTCTCCCGCGAGGCCTGCATTACAGGCTCTCGACTCCCCCGGGATCGTACGCATCGCACATAGGTACGCAAAAGGGCACGGCTTATAGCCGTGCCCGCGATTTTAGACATGCGCCTTAGGAAGAGGTAAAGCCAACGGGTTGGGCGACATTCAACCTGATGGTCAAAACATGTCTTAAGACTAGGAGTTGTGGGGCCCTAGTGCAAGTCTCAGACATCAGACAAAGCCCTCGATTGGCCTGAAGGATCTTCGCTCTCGCCGCGTGGCGCACGGCATAACCATCCCACTTCGACCCCAGCCGAGGCTTTCCAATCGGCGCAACGCCGGATAGGGGCAGCCGTGCCACCGCTTTGGAAGCGGTTCCTAAGCGCAAGTCGCCCAGACTCGCCCAAATGAATGCTGGACCGTTGAGGTCCTCGTCCGGCCTTCCGGCCCCGACGGTCGGAGCGTCACAGTGCGACGCTAGTAAGCCGTATAGCCACAAGCAGGAAGGCTCTCGTCAGGGCCTTGCATCGTTAAGCCGTTGGCGAATCTGCCAGGCTAGCATGTCCACCGAGCGCGTGGCTGGAGCGAAACGAAAGCGACCTGGGGCGACCCACTGCCCCAGGCGCATCCATCCGTCGGGGAATATACAGACGTGCAGGTCATTGTTAATGACTACCACACCAGCTAAACCGGGATGGGTTGTTACTCCGTGGCATCGAATGCCGAGGCGCTCCAGATGACGTCGCACGGCACTTGCTCGCATGGCGGCTTACCCCGGTTGGACCGCCATTTTGCGGCGAACTCTAGGACGCGTCAGTTCGCGTGCGCACCGACAAGGTTTGTGCCAAGCGCAAAGCGCCAAAGCGCTCCCGTCCGCTGATCAGTCCGTGGACCGACAAGCGGCGGCTCCTCAGTCAATCCCTATTGTGATCTGCGTCGCAGCACTGACTTCCCTCCGATCACGGTTCTGATGCCGTAAGACGGCCAAGGCGCGAACGGCCGTTGAAAAAGAGACAGAAAGCCAAGACGGCGGCACCGTTCGCCGCCGTTACCTGGCAATTGAGCGGTCAGCCGACCGAGACTTGGATCCGCTGCGGTTGGGCTTCTTCGCGCCGCGGGATGGTCACCTTCAGCACGCCATCCTGCAGGTTAGCTTCAATGCGGGCTGCATCCAGATCCGGACTGAGCGCGAAGCTCCGCGCATAACGTGGCTGCCGGATCTCTGCATGTTGTACGCGCAATCCGGCCGGGGTCGGCAACAGGGCTTCGCCTTCGATGCGCAGGTTGGCGTCGTGGACGTTGACCTCCAGCTTCTCGCGCGGCACGCCTGGCAGGTCGGCCCACAGCGTAACGCCGGCGGAGGTCTCGTAGATGTCGACCGCCGGCACCAGCGTCGGTGCCTGCATGTCTTCGCGGCGCTGGGCAACGGAGCCCTGCCTGCCTTGGGGGTTTTGATCGCGCTGGGCGACGGGGTTCGATCCGTTCATGGCTTGCTCCTGATCTCAGCTGACAGTTATGGCACGCGGGCGCGACGCTTCGCGCTTGCCCACGCTGATCGAAAGGCAGCCGTTAACGTAACGCGCTTCCACCTTGTCCGGGTCGGCCGCCTGTGGCAGCTCAATCACGCGGCGGAATTTGCCCGCGAAGCGCTCCTGCGCGTAGGGCCGCGCCTCGGTGTCGCCCTCGGGCTGTACCGGGGCTCGCTCGCCGCTGATAGTCAGTAGGCCCTTGTCGATCGATACATCGAACTGGTCCGCCTTTAGGCCCGGCGCGAACAGCACGATCTCGATCGAGTCGTCAGTGATGCCCAGGTTGAGCGGGGGATACGCCCCCAATCGCCCGGACCGCAAGCTCGAAGGAAATCCGCCGAACAGGTTCGCCATCTCCCGTTGCAGCCGGTCCAACTCACTGAACGGGTCAGTCGTGAAAAAGAAGTCACTCATGGTCAGATCCTCCTTCTTTGCAGCGGGAAAAGTGAAGGCGTACGTGCCTGCCACCACCGCTGGCCTATCTAATCAATAGGAACACGCCGCGTCGCGTTGTCGCGACGACTGGGTAACCTCTAATTAGTGTTGGGCCAGGAAGATTTCAAGAGTCTTGAGCCGCATGCGCTGCGACTCATCATCGCCGCACTTCCGCTATCTGGCACTGCCCGAGCGATGCCGAATTCATGAATGAGGTCGCGCCAGCGCGACAGAAGGAAATTGGGGCTGGAAGCCTGGCGCAGAGCAAGGCTGATCCGGCCCCACGGCATCGGTTTGTGAATCAGCTCTTTACGGGGGCGCTTGCACCTCTGCACTGGCATTGCGGCCCACAGGCGCATCCAACTCCGCACTGACATTGTGGCCCGCAGGCGCACGCATTATGCTCGGCAGTTGTCTGGCATCCGCAGACGCAGCCGGCGCCGGGGCAAGCAGCGCATTCGCATGTGGATTGGGTAGTGGTATTCATGGCGATGGTCCTTTCTGTTGGAAACGAGACGCCAGTGTGCGACCACTGATTACGGACAGATTGAACGAAACGGCTAAATTTCGCCTAGACGCGCTGAACGCTAATGCCGCCGGCCAGCACGCCGACCATACGCTTAAATGTGCGGGACAAATGAGCGGAGTCCGCGAAGCCCCCGGCATGTGAAGCTTCGGTCAAGTTGTTGCCGGCAGCATATGACGCGATGGCAAGTTCGAGACGCAGCCAGAGTACGTAAGGCCGGAACCGGATGCCTGTTTCCTGTAGGAACAAATGGCGGAAGCGCTCGGGAGAGAGATGGACGGCATCCGCGATCTCGGGCATCGTGACCGCCTCGCCGATCCGTTCGCGCAGCACTTCAATGGCGCGCTCGATCCGCTTTTCGAGCTGCTTGGACGGCAAGGCCTGGTCCAAGGTAAGCCTTGCGATCACTGCGCGAGCGAGGGCGCTGAGGTCTCCGTCAGTGGCGTTTGCGTCATAGGCGGCGGCGATCGCCGCCGCCTGATCGGCGAAGGTGTCAGGGGCCAGCGATGCGATCCCTGTACTGAAGCGTTCCCTCAGAATCCGTCCTTCGCGCGATTCGGGTTCGGTGAAAATGAGCGCAACGAGCTCGCTGCGTGAGGTATGGGCCTGCAACGCCGTGTATGCCGCTGCCCATTTCGACTTTGCCCCCGTTCCGAGCGCCTGAACGTCGACAGCCGCCTGAGGTGCCGACGCGCCGCCGCTACCACGACGCACTGCGCGTTCAGCAGTTTCAGTTCTGGCGACGGCGCTATAAGCACAACGTTATCGTTCGCTATCGCCAGGCCCTGGCCGGGCCGGCGTCAGTGCATTTTGGCCCCCCCCCCCAGCCGCTCACCTTTGCTTGCGAGTCCGGCAGGGAAAGCGACAGCAGCAGCCAGACTCGGCCGTTCCTTGATGCGCAGGTGGCCGACTGCTTTGGCCGAGGGAGAGCTGATTGCCAGCCTCCCCCTGGATGACCGCTCCTCGCACCTCACCGGCCGGAGAGGGCTGGATGAGAAGAAGTTGAGTGGCAAAGCCGCCCCATCCTGATCAGGCCGAGCGCTCGTGTAGCTCGTTCTTATTGATGCTTTCGCGCAGGCTCATGGTGATCAATCCTCGATCGTTCATGGCGCGCTCCGGTTCCGGCTCAGGCGCTACCAGTATAGAGAGTCGGTCATCTGATCCTGGATCCACCCGATCGCCTCCGCCCGCTCATTGGTGGCTGTCATTGCTGTCGTTGCTATCGCTTCCGTCATCCGGATTCAGGGTTCTAGTTGGCGCCCCCTGCTTATTTGTAGTGGTCAAGTTATTTCGGACAGGCAGATAGGCTCTTTTACTGTCGATTTCGCCTCGTAGGCAGCGGGCGACAGATACCCTAGGGTTGAGTGCAAGCGCACCGGGTTGTAAAAGCCAACGATGTACTGGGTGATGTCGCGCCGTGCCTCGGCGTGGTTGGCATACTGACGCTGCCACACGCGCTCCATCTTCAGGTTCAGGAAGAACCGTTCCATCACCGCGTTATCCCAGCAATTGCCTTTTCGACTCATGCTGCAAACAATCTGATGGCGTCCCAGCAAGGCCTGATACTCCGCGCTCGCGTACTGACTGCCCCTATCCGAGTGCAGCACCAGTCCCGGCGCTGGCCTTCGTTGCTGCAGTGCCATGCTCAGTGCCGACATGACCAAGTCGGCCGGCATGGTCGGCGCCATCGACCAGCCCACGACCTTGCGCGAGTGCAAGTCCAGCACGACAGCCAAATACAGCCAGCCTTGAGCCGTGCGGATATAGGTTATGTCCGAAGTCCAGGCCCGATTCGGCTCGGCCACGTCGAATTGCCGGTCCAGCACGTTCTCTGCCACTGGCAGCGTGTGCTTGCTGTCAGTCGTCGACACGAACTTACGCTTCCAGGTCGCACGCAAGCCCGCTTCGCGCATCAGCCTACGAATCCGGTAACGGCCAAGGCGCATCCCTTGTTCCCGCACCGCATGCATGACACGCCGGCTGCCGTAGCTCGCGCCGCTCGCAGCGAACGCCGCCTTGACGTGGGTCTGCTCCTGCAGAGTCTTCCTGCTTGGCTTGGCGCGGCGGTGCGCATAGTAGCCCGAGCGGCTCACCTGCAATACCCGGCAGGCGTTACTGACCGATACGGCCTCCTGTTGCAAGTGGGCTACCACCCGGTAGCTCACTTCAGTTCGCGCGCAAAGAAGGCCGAGGCTTTTTTTAGTAAGGCGTTGTCCTCGCGCAGTTGCCGATTCTCCGCCTCCAGTTGCCGGATGCGCTGTTGTTCCGCCGTCAGCGGTTTGCCCACGCCAGGTCCGCCGGCGCACTCCGCATCGTATTGCGCCATCCAGCGCCGAACGGCCGTCTCACCAAGCTCCATCGACCGGCAAACCTCGCTGACCGATAATCCTTGGTCTCGCACCATCCGTACTACTTCCAGCTTGAAGCTGGCGTCAAATTGTCGGCGCCTTCTTGTCATCTATCTTTTTTCCTCGTCGATTCCGGATTGTCCTCCTATCGACCTGTCCGAGGAAATTAGACCACCACAATTGTCCTGCTGTTCGCCATTGCGATAGCGCCCCTTCCACCACTTCGCCGAAGCTCGAAACTCCAAATTCTTCAAGGCAATCAATTCAGAGGAGAACAGGCTTGTCGCTTAGCTCGTTGAGTTTGTTAGGCTGACAAGGAAAATGCTGCTCCAGATGCTGGCTGATGGCCTGGATGCCGGTAATGACACCGCGTCGATACTGTCTGCCTCGGAACGATGCTTCCATTGCTCTGCAGATGGTATCCCATTCGGGATCGCCGACCTTCGCATGGATGCCACGGTCGGCAACAATTTCGACGCTCCGGTCTGCTAGCAACAGGTAAATCAGGACGCCATTGTTGTGTTCCGTATCCCAGACGCGCGTCTGCGAGAAGACCTCAAGAGCGCGCTCACGTGCCGACAACCCCTGGAAAAGGCTCGCCAGACTCAGTGCGCCCTCCACAACAAAGCAAAGCTGCCCGATATGGTTGGTTTCGCTCGTTGCAATGGCTTGTTCGACGGTCGTCAGTACATCCTGTGGGAAGGCACGCCCGACCCGCCAGTGCGTCATCAGCAGATGCCTTGCGATTCGCTTGACGTTTTCCATCACCATTTGCCCGAGGCGCCACCGCCGCCAAATCCACCGCCACCACCGCCGTACCCTCCCCGTCCGGACCCGCTACCGAAACCGCCACGACCGCCAATGCCTCTCCAGCCCATATGTGATCCGCCGAACAGGGTAAAGACGAGCGCGATAGCGCCTGCCATAATCCCGACTGCAAGGGCACCAGATAACAACCAACCGATGATGCCGACTGCGCCGCCAGCGGCCACGGCCCCCGGGCCTCGACCCAGGAACGAGCGCAGTAGCCCGCCTAGTACCACCGTGAGCACAAGAATGACCGGCATGAGTTGGCGCACGGGGTCGCGCTCACCTCTTTCTCGCCGTGGAGGTGGCAAGGGCTCCCCATTGACAACACCCATTATGCGTTCTACACCGACTGTCACACCGGCATAGAAATCGCCTTGCCTGAATCGAGGAACGATGTCGTCGCTGATGATGCGTTTGCTCATGGCATCGGTCAGGACGCCTTCGAGACCGTAGCCGACCTCGATACGCATCGCTCGGTCGTCCTTCGCGATGATGAGCAGGGCTCCGTCATCCGCTCCTTTGCGCCCAAGTTTCCATTTCTCAGCCACGCGGATGGAGTATTGCTCAATGGCTTCGGGCTGCGTGGTGGGGACCAAGAGAACAGCAACCTGACTGCCTTTTTCGGCTTCAAAGGCCTGCAGCCTCTGCTCCAGCGCCGCTCGCTGCTCGCTGGTGAGAGTGCCGGTCAGGTCAGTCACACGTGCTGTCAGCGAAGGAACGGCGACATCCGCAGTGGCCCCCACAGATACACAGGCCAGAAGGATAAGAAGCAACCCTCTTACGGACAAATGCCACTTCACTTGGCACTCCCAGGCGCGCTTGCCGGCGCGGCACCGAATTCAACTCTTGGCGGCTTGGCAATAGTCGATTCGCTAGCTACCGTGAAATTTGGCTTCTCCTTGTAACCAAGGGCCATTGCTGTCAGGTTTGAGGGAAACGACCGAACAGTTACGTTGTAAGCCTGCACCGATTGAATATATCGATTTCTCGCGACAGCTATCCGATTCTCTGTGCCCTCTAGTTGGGACTGGAGGTCCCTGAATCCCGCGTCGGCTTTCAGTTGGGGGGAGCGGTTTTGAAAGCTGTGACGGAGGCGCGAGTGCGTGTTGGTGCCATCCAGGTCACTCCCGAGACTCTGAACGATCCGAAGGCAGTTGCCCAATTCCAGGCCGCTCAGCAGCAGTTGTCGGGGACCTTGCTAGGCTCCTGGTGGTCTCTTAGAACTATCCACACCCTGTGAGGCTGACTGCGATCAACGACGTAAAAAGCCAACCATACTTTGCACACAAGACACCTCCGTTCTGATGCAGCCTCCAAACGGCAGCCGTACAGCCTAATAACTCGCCTCAAAGCCAGCCCGAAAATGCCGCACCGCCGTCGAAGTTCGGTTCGCCATTTATCGTAGGCGGCGTCGACGGCCACTCTCTTGATTTGCCTCAAGGCCGACGGGGTCGGGCGCTGCAAATCGGCGTGCGCGCTCTCGCTTAGCCTTCCGTTCACGTGCACCAATGAGCATAAATTCGAGATTTTCGCCGAAAGCAAGTGCTTGGCAGCTTGTTCGAAATCGATGCCTAGAATGTCTGCATGCCGACCGCATGCAGGAGGTTGTGATGCCCGCCACGGAAAAAATTGCGTTGGCCATTGCCAGCGTGCCATCGCGGTCGAGAGAGCAAACCGAGATGTGCGAGCACAAAGGCATCGGACATCCGGACAGCCTCTGTGACGGGGCTGTCGAAGCTGCAGCTCGCGCGTTGTGTCGTGCCTACCTTGAGGCCTATGGAGCAGTCCAGCACTTCAATCTAGACAAGGCGCTGCTTATCGGCGGAGTGAGCGCACCAAAGTTTGGCGGGGGAAAAGTGCTGCGCCCAATGCGATTGTTGGTGTCCGGCCCGGTTACTGAACTTCCGTCGGCCAACGCCGAGCAAGTTGTCGAGCAAGCTATTCGGGAGTACCTGGCAACGTGCTTGGGTGGTGTCGGCAATGACATACGCATTGAGCCAATTTTGCGACCGTCAGCTCCAAACCTCCGGCGGGTGACTGAGTCCGCGTCTCTTCCCCTGTCTAATGACACATCCTTTGGCGTTGGCTATGCGCCACACTCCTCGCTTGAAAGAGCGGTGCTCTTGGCTGCACACCTTCTGCGCTCGCTCGCCAATAGCAGAAAGTTTGAGGCAGCGGGACTCGATTACAAGGTGATGGGGAGTCGCCTGGACGAGCATCAGCGCCTCACCATTGCACTGGCGTTTGTGGATCGATGCGTGCGCGGCGTCCCTGAGTATTTCACGCACAAGGAGGAGATTGGGTCGCATCTAGCCGCGCACATCGGCATTGAGTCTGAGATTGTCATCAATACTCTGGATAATCGAGATGCTGTCGACGAAAGCGGGATTTACCTGACCGTCACCGGCTTAAGCGCTGAGCATGGGGATGACGGCCAGGTCGGACGTGGGAACCGAGTCAACGGCCTGATAACACCCTATCGGCCAATGTCTCTGGAGGCGGCAGCGGGAAAGAACCCGGCGTCACATGTCGGCAAGCTCTACAACGTGCTCGCCCACCGGTTGGCCGCGCAGATCCATGCAAGCATTGATGGCGCGGATGAAGTTGTCGTCCGGCTTCTCTCTGGAATTGGACGTCCCATCGACCAGCCCCAACTGGTTGCCGTCGATATCGTGGCCGAGCATACCCTTTCCCCCGCTCAGGAGCACCAGATTCGTGAACTCGCCACGCAACGGCTTGCCGAGCTCCCTGCCTTGGTCGATGAGCTAGTCCACGGCACGGTAACGGTCTTCTAGGTCCCCGATCTCGGGCCGCAGGAAGCTACGCGGCGCCTCGCCAGATTCACCGCTGGCCAGCAACATGCGCTCACCTAGCGGCTGCGTGTGCCGTTCTAAGTTCA
It encodes:
- a CDS encoding Hsp20/alpha crystallin family protein yields the protein MNGSNPVAQRDQNPQGRQGSVAQRREDMQAPTLVPAVDIYETSAGVTLWADLPGVPREKLEVNVHDANLRIEGEALLPTPAGLRVQHAEIRQPRYARSFALSPDLDAARIEANLQDGVLKVTIPRREEAQPQRIQVSVG
- a CDS encoding TPM domain-containing protein, encoding MENVKRIARHLLMTHWRVGRAFPQDVLTTVEQAIATSETNHIGQLCFVVEGALSLASLFQGLSARERALEVFSQTRVWDTEHNNGVLIYLLLADRSVEIVADRGIHAKVGDPEWDTICRAMEASFRGRQYRRGVITGIQAISQHLEQHFPCQPNKLNELSDKPVLL
- a CDS encoding helix-turn-helix transcriptional regulator; the protein is MQAHTSRSELVALIFTEPESREGRILRERFSTGIASLAPDTFADQAAAIAAAYDANATDGDLSALARAVIARLTLDQALPSKQLEKRIERAIEVLRERIGEAVTMPEIADAVHLSPERFRHLFLQETGIRFRPYVLWLRLELAIASYAAGNNLTEASHAGGFADSAHLSRTFKRMVGVLAGGISVQRV
- a CDS encoding glycine zipper domain-containing protein, which codes for MQASRESVVWNNSEPNPGAALESGPATDGHALTSKNKKRGLRDSAPVRLAVTMEESMDSAREVQSLTASQRPLSFFASAGALALGVLLASGCATNQQTGATLGATLGAVTGAAIGATTGSKSSNKATRAAIGGAIGAGVGLFAGSAIGAKLDEADRQRAEEASRRAMAERDAAVQQALAKRNAEIEAQRRADLAAAQTAAARAQSEQRAAEARAAAQRDVTATPAPTVTWNGKAQGSSQAIGPTQVAGRTDCESVREVAYIAGKETKQVATYCRDSNGTRTRVA
- a CDS encoding TPM domain-containing protein; translated protein: MLLILLACVSVGATADVAVPSLTARVTDLTGTLTSEQRAALEQRLQAFEAEKGSQVAVLLVPTTQPEAIEQYSIRVAEKWKLGRKGADDGALLIIAKDDRAMRIEVGYGLEGVLTDAMSKRIISDDIVPRFRQGDFYAGVTVGVERIMGVVNGEPLPPPRRERGERDPVRQLMPVILVLTVVLGGLLRSFLGRGPGAVAAGGAVGIIGWLLSGALAVGIMAGAIALVFTLFGGSHMGWRGIGGRGGFGSGSGRGGYGGGGGGFGGGGASGKW
- a CDS encoding plasmid pRiA4b ORF-3 family protein, producing MAPDPGPAISVLQLRIALRGLSPPVWRRVLVPEHFTLGRLHHVIQVVIGWADEHLHTFSIRGRRYGEAQEGVLQFCAVASELPLTAFHLREHEGFVYVYDFNAWWRHEIRLERRMLRQRPGQLPRCVAGCGPCPPEDIGGIERDLEARDEHSEYEFVDWIESLREGPIVLEDLRDEVDGWLIWLDRRFDRRIVNDRLRELEG
- a CDS encoding IS3 family transposase (programmed frameshift); translated protein: MTRRRRQFDASFKLEVVRMVRDQGLSVSEVCRSMELGETAVRRWMAQYDAECAGGPGVGKPLTAEQQRIRQLEAENRQLREDNALLKKAFGLLCARTEVSYRVVAHLQQEAVSVSNACRVLQVSRSGYYAHRRAKPSRKTLQEQTHVKAAFAASGASYGSRRVMHAVREQGMRLGRYRIRRLMREAGLRATWKRKFVSTTDSKHTLPVAENVLDRQFDVAEPNRAWTSDITYIRTAQGWLYLAVVLDLHSRKVVGWSMAPTMPADLVMSALSMALQQRRPAPGLVLHSDRGSQYASAEYQALLGRHQIVCSMSRKGNCWDNAVMERFFLNLKMERVWQRQYANHAEARRDITQYIVGFYNPVRLHSTLGYLSPAAYEAKSTVKEPICLSEIT
- a CDS encoding Hsp20/alpha crystallin family protein — protein: MSDFFFTTDPFSELDRLQREMANLFGGFPSSLRSGRLGAYPPLNLGITDDSIEIVLFAPGLKADQFDVSIDKGLLTISGERAPVQPEGDTEARPYAQERFAGKFRRVIELPQAADPDKVEARYVNGCLSISVGKREASRPRAITVS